The sequence below is a genomic window from Lolium perenne isolate Kyuss_39 chromosome 7, Kyuss_2.0, whole genome shotgun sequence.
acaccgaggagctattggctacactcttgatgatttgaaggggatttctccttctatttgccaacatgctattaatatggaagatgatgcaaagcactgttgttgaacatcagcgtcgtctaattccgaagatgaaggaagtggtaaggaatgaggtattaagacttcttgaagctggtattatatatcctattgctgatagtagatgggttagtcctgtgcattgcgttcccaagaaaggaggaatgactgttgtgcctaatgataatgatgagctcatccctcaaagagtagttgtagggtatagaatgtgcattgattttcgaaaagttaataaagttactaagaaagatcattaccctttaccatttattgatcaaatgctagaaagattgtctaaaaatactcatttttgctttcttgatggctattaaggttttcacaaattctttgttaaaactaaagatcaagagaaaaccacttttacttgtccctatggaacttatgcttatagacgtatgccttttggtttatgtaatgctcctgctacttttcaaagatgcatgtctgctatttttcatggtttttgcgagagtattgtagaggtattcatggatgatttttccgtctatgggaattcttttgatagttgcttgcgaaaccttgataaagttttgcagagatgtgaagaaactaaccttgttcttaattgggagaaatgccactttatggttaatgaaggaattgtattgggacataaaatttctgagagaggtattgaagttgatagagctaaagttgaagcaattgagaagatgccctattcgagggatgttaaaggtattcgtagtgttcttggtcatgctgggttttataggagatttattaaagatttctccaagatttcaaagcctcttactaatcttcttcaaaaagatgtaccttttgtttttgatgatgattgtaaggaagcttttgaaactctaaagaaagccttaacaactgctcctgtagttgaacctcctgattggaatttgccttttgaaattatgtgtgatgctagtgattttctttgtaggcgctgttcttggacagcgagtagataaaaaactgaatgttattcattatgctagtaaaactcttgatgctgctcaaagaaattatgctacaactgaaaaagaattattagctgtagtctttgcttgtgataaatttagatcttatattgttgattcaaaagttacgattcatactgatcatgctgcaattagataccttatgacaaagaaagatgctaagccgaggcttattagatgggtgcttcttttgcaagaattcgatttacatattgtagataggaaaggtgctgataatccggttgctgataatttgtctagattggaaaatattgcttatgatcctgttcttgttaatgatagttttccaaatgaacaattggctgtaataaaggtgaactcgcgagacagtccttggtatgctgattatgctaactttattgtttccaagtacttgcctccaaccttttcagctcagcaaaggaggaaattcttttatgacttgaggcactatttctgggatgacccacacttatataaagaaggagtggatggtattatgcgaagatgtgttcccgaatatgaacaacaggagatattgagtaaatgccatggtagtgcttatggaggacatcacgccggagaaagaaccgcgcaaaaggttctacaatcaggtttttattggccaactctcttcaaggatgcgagaaagtttattttatcttgtgatgaatgccaaagggttggtaatatctccagacgtaatgaaatgcctatgaattatactcttgttattgaaccgtttgattgttggggatttgacttcatgggaccttttccctcttcagaaggtaacactcatatacttgttgttgttgattatgttactaaatgggtggaagccatacctacaaaaagtgctgatggtgagacctctttaagaatgcttttagacattatttttcctagatttggagtgcctagatatattatgactgatggaggttctcattttattcatggaggttttagaaaaactcttgctaggtatggtattaatcatagaattgcttccgcttatcatcctcaaactagtgggcaagtagaattatcaaatagagatattaaatctatcttgcaaaagactgttaataaaactagaaagaattggactagtaaattgaaggatgcactatgggcttatagaactgcttataaaaatcccatgggaatgtcaccttataaaatggtttacggaaaagcttgtcatttacctttagaactagagcacaaagcttattgggcagttagagaattaaataaagatcctaaacttgccggtaataagaagttgttgcaattgagttctctagatgaatggagaagtgaagcttatgaaaatgctaagctttttaaagagaaagttaaaaaatggcatgatagaaggattatcaaaagagaatttaatattggggataaagtcctattgtatcggtctcgtctcagattctttgcagggaaattactttcgaaatgggaaggaccatatgttgtcgaggaggtgtatcgttcaggagcaatcaaaattagctctctccaaggcaatgccacacaagtggtgaatggacaaagactcaagcattatatctcaggtgattcctataatgttgatgttgatattattcaagtggaaacaccagaggctttcattaaaggacaaattgacagtccgccagaactcgactttgaataggtaacagtactggtaatgaaaagtacgcaatttactttccgaacaatatttttgctgtttttggaaaatatgaaaaattacgagatcgaaacggagtggaaaagacgcacgagggcgtgccaccataggccggcgcggcctgacacagcccgcgccgacctatggtctggccgcctcgtcgcccctttccgactctggttcgatctggtactttccttttgtcgtgaaaatatttgctatataatcccccggacccctggaggtccgtatatcgttttctcgacgtattttgtttcgagctatttttgccaggatctgttttcggtctagaagcaccatggcctccaacaacaagggcaaggggttttcggaggaagaagtgaagagggtgccatcaagacaagagcagcaagccgttgggagcaagcaaatcttggtgggatctgttgacactcgacgttctttttctcataacttgcagggacctttaccacccgctcttagcctcgactccttccctgtgttggaagaagccctacggactaccgatgagttttgtgatcaatatcgagctctgagaagagaagtggagatactccaggaggagaattgccgtctccgtagaTTGctagaataccactcgattcacatcacaaggtcatcatcaccaacttcagataacaatgaatctcttcgagtcttagtgcagaattgccaagctgagaaactgaagctgaaggagatctgtaagaagcgcgggaggagttcatcaccaccatcgccgaaggagtaattcatcatcggtattggcatccccttggtttgttccaagcttgggggagtgccgcggtatcacattatcactaccttttactttttattgtcaagtagtgtcatatcatgagtagggaagttatcatataagatgggttgcagtttggaagtatctctcctttagttggttatctatgtatcccttggtgtgagttatcgttatggaatattaatgagaagccttatcatttacatattgcacatcttatttttgtttgcaatctctattatatgatttaccttgttgttagtattggtatcactttgggagcattgaataaatctatttggttttggcaaacttagcattggtcaatagcaacaacactttgaggtttaagtagaaaagagaaatacatgtagttgtttcattgtctttctttcttgttagctcatagcttattattctgaagttaaaactgtttgtgcttataaggaagatgtatgattgtttctatcacatgtatatttgtttgtttccctcaactcttatgcttgctaattaaccttgctagccaaaaacctgtactgagagggaatacttctcgtgcatccaaatcttaacccaaacctatgtcatttgtgtccaccatacctacctactacatggtattttctgccattccaagtaaatacttcgtgtgctacctttaaacaattcaaaacttattatctcttatttgtgtcaatgttttatagctcatgaggaagtatgtggtgttttatcttttaatcttgttgggaaactttcaccaatggactagcggcttcatccgcttatccaataattttgcaaaaagagctggcaatgggattcccagtcccaaattaattaaactaaatagacactcctccatggtatgtgattgatggacggcacctgaaggattcagttagccatggcttgtgtaagcaaaggttggggggtgtcatcatcataataaaaccaaaataaaaaggcactccttcatggtatgagattgttggcaggcacccgaggattcggttagccatggtttgtgaaagaaaggttggaaggagtgccacataaaatgaaaataatatgggagccgctctttgaaggttgtctggcaagggggttagagtacccgctaccagtcgttgacaacaacaaacacctctcaaaatgttacttttattctctttatatgatttcaaaactgaaaaagctctagcacatgatttaatccctgcttccctctgcgaagggcctgtcttttactttatgttgagtcagtaaacctatttccctccatctcaagcaagcatttgagtagttgtgatcaaaccattatattgtgatttgcttcatcatgtcttttacttttccttgtttagtacaagttttatctgaatgaatatagctttgcaagttatcaatgatcatgaggagaccattatgattgagtatgcaaattgtgccttataaactttaacatgagagcgctgctcaatgagataaatataacctgttaattgttctctgaccaagaacgaagtttgccatcaccaactatgatttcttatgcacctttatttgtgattaccttatacttgtttcaagttgagttatatgaggaagttgtttactataatgtcttgtgtgagtgaatatgatgcttcttgtccgtattttatttatcgactcttcactccataaacatgtggtcctgtttaccgagttcagtttcgcttggggacaagcgaagtctaagcttggggggagttgatacgtccaatttgcatcactattttatatcataatttgctgttattcattgatatatttcatatttggatacaatacttatgttatttcatctattttgcatgtttcatcattattggaggatcaagcaccggagccaggattctgctggaaaaagcaccgtcagaacgaaatatttcggaagatcaactgtggaaggaaattataccaaaaatcctatttttcaagatgacgaaggaagccagaaggaggagctgagaaggcccaaggtggggccagaccacaggccggcgcggcccatggcctggccgcgccaccatgttgtgtgggggccccacagcccctttcgcctccttttcttcgcgaaacccttcgtcccgaagacctaagccacagagggtacctcacgaagagttacagccgcctctgcggggcggagaacaccagagagaaaagagctctccggcgggcaggaatccgccggggaaattccctccgggagggggaaatcgacgccatcgtcaccgtcatcgagctggacatcatctccatcaccatcatcatcatctccaccatcatcaccgccgtctccaccgctggacatcgtcaccgccgtagcaatttgggtttgatcttgattgtttgataggggaaactctcccggtatcgatttctacttgttgttgatgctattgagtgaaaccattgaaccaaggtttatgttcagattgttattcatcatcatatcacctctgatcatgttccatatgatgtctcgtgagtagttcgtttagttcttgaggacatgggtgaagtctaaatgttagtagtgaactatggttgagtaatattcaatgctatgatatttaagttgtggtgttattcttctagtggtgtcatgtgaacgtcgactacatgacacttcacctttatgggcctaggggaatgcatcttgtactcgtttgccaattgcggggttgccggagtgacagaaacctaaacccccgttggtataactatgcaggagggatagcgaggatctcgagtttaaggctgtggttagatttattcttaattactttcttgtagttgcggatgcttgcaaggggtataatcacaagtatgtattagtcctaggaagggcggtacattagcataggttcacccacacaacacttatcataacaatgaagattatttagccgtatgtagcgaaagcactagactaaaatcccgtgtgtcctcgagaacgtttggtcattataagtaaacaacccggcttgtcctttgcgctaaaaaggattgggccactcgctgcaattgttactctcgcactttacttactcgtactttattcaactgttacatcaaaaccccctgaatacttgtctgtgagcatttacagggaatccttcatcgaaactgcttgtcaacaccttttgctcctcgttgggatcgacattcttacttatcgaaaatactacgatacaccccctatacttgtgggtcatcagggagatggtagtttttcgatggagaaccataggttgcgttgcattaccccgttcaatggtgaactgtatgcaatagctgtggataattttgagtccggaagaatagtgtgcaccaatgtacagttgcagcagcgcgaaaccttgtcaagatggagacactaatttcatttccacaacttggaaatgacaagttctatcttgtgaagtcggatggtgatctgctgcttgtgttgttggacaacatgcttttggaggaccaaccattggtgtaccgtgtggacactcagagccgctctctccatccggtcagtaacattggcagtcatgccttcttcgtgcattatatccggtgtatctccatcgacaccagagtgcacccgacacttctacctggctgcatctactacgccgatttgggttatatcagagagtacattcatgatacaaaggcctgggatgagtggccacgatatgtggatagaatgggaaactacggtctgagaaatgaacacaggccataccgtctggaggatgtattggccgcacactgcagacggaaggagttcaatgaatatttccttgggataatgcacggatggggcgacgaagaaatatatgagcaatgaggaatcttctagctggccatacattacgtgcgtcttgtatttttttcatcttggtttgtcgtgaacattaacaatgttattggctgcttttggctgctgtatgcagtttatgtactatacttagttttctgattatgctgctgtgaatttatcatatactagcttctagatttgctgccatattgggcaaaaaaataagggtcaaaaggcagaaatagagaagcttctctagatttgatactaatttggtgaaaaagacagagagagaaagaggggaaaatgtgctcttaaaagggaaaatgccaatttgggccgagagagacaaaactgagctcctgctcacgtgcaaccaaacgctatctcgtcttgTCCCACGCGatccctttctaccagctccacgcgacgagggcccacacgacgcggccccacacgtcagcacagcacagaacggtcaacttaacgggaatcctgccgtctgagctgcttctgcgggtttcaaacaaggacttggggaaaactgaggaaaaactaaggagctggagaaaactgagcacaactaatgaaccgagggcacgaaaaatagaaatcccttgataGTTTGATGTACAACACGTGGAGCCCTGCTACATCAGATCAGAGTGGCCTAAACTTGACGGCCTCGACGACGAGCCCACACTTGGGGTACCACCCCAGCACCTCGAAGctgaccaccacctcctcctcggcCACCACGGTCTCATCCACACGCAGCCGCCCCATCTCCATCTCCGACCATCCGTCGTCCCGTCGCTCCGGCCGCCTCACGCCGTCCGCGTGAGCCACGCCACTGAACTTGCGTGCCTCCCCCTCGTCCGGACAGAGGCACACGGCGTGGCTGGAGGCCGCACGGCCTCCGACCGCCACCGTCGTCTCCTGGTCCGGGAAGCTCAGGCCGCGGTGGCCTTCGTCGGCCACGCCGAACACCAGGTAAGCCGCGTAGTCGGTGGCCGGCGTCAGCGCCGATGCCGGGAGCCGGCCGTAGATGTCCAGGCCCGTGCAGCCCACCAGCTGCGCCACCTCCGGGAACCTGACAATAATCAATCATGCAGGGCCAGTGGGGAGATCAGATAGAGTGTCAAGAAATTCAGCAATATTTTCCTGATGCAGACAGCACAGATTACTGATGCGGATTGCTGGATATTGTTCGCTTATTTAACGGTCGCTTATTGCCATCCGCGTTGTTTGACCAGAATTAATTGTTTCTGACGAAATACTACTACGCAGTTGCCTCTAGCCGCCGGCGCCTCTGACGTCTACGTGTATTTTCTACGGGCGGTCAAGAAGAGTGTTTATGTGGTGGAAGGACTTTCTCTTTTTTATCATTTTGAAATGTCACTTCGTGGTTTTGTTCTTTGGACGCAATCCAAGGGAGAAGATTCAGGCAACGAGGGTGTGTCCGATGCAAGAACTTTTCTCGTGTCTGCATATATACTAGCGAGATGCATCTCGGAATTATTTTTTCTAGCATATACTAGATCAAAGTGCATGCATGCACCGTTGATTTTACCTTCTTTAGTTGCTTTGAGATTTGGACATGCAGAAATCGTTTGCAAGTATATGGTGCACCACACACTCTATTAGTTCACCGACTATTTTTCAGGCTAAAAAACTAAATTCAAGAAAACAATAAAACCTAACAAGAAATTAAACTATTCGCATTCTGATAGATTTGTCATACGTGTCTAACACAAGTTTAAAGTaggttgaaacacaaaataaacaACGCTTTCGGAACACGGTGAAATAAATTGTTCCAGAATAGAATTTCACCACATGACATAAAGTTTTTCAAAGTTTCATCATATTTCAAAAGTAGATTTTCAATTATATTCAACATTACTATTGTTTTGAATCTCTCTTCATTAGAACTTAGATTTTCAAACAGTTTTCAAAATAGATTCGCGTTCAAAATCTACAGATGTTTTAAATTGTGGAAGAAGAGAGTATGTAGGCTGACGTTATCTCTCATAAAGTATGGAGGAGAGAGCGCGGGACATGCACTATATCGCGTGCACCGTATAATCGCTGCTCACAATGCATCTCATGTCTTGTACAAGTGTACTATGATTCATGTTTGCTCTATAATAGGGGTGTGGCTAATACTCAGCTTATTGAAAATTAGTTTAATTCTCAGTCAAGCGATGTTATATCTTCACAATCTTATACTACATGTATAACCTTGTATTATGTGATTTTTTTACTCCAAACCATATCTTTTTAATTGCAATCAAACTTACCAATTTAAAAACTCAGTTGCAACCTTACTTAAAACTAAACAATCTTAGTTAACAACTCACTTTTTTGTACCGTTGGGATACCTGCATCAGCATCAGTCTTGGGTGCATGTATGGATGATATCATATACCTCTATATATAAAGTTTTCGGTGTGCGAAAATGGTAAGTCTTTTTCCTTGTTTAACAAAAACCTCTATAAAATTTTCGGCGTGCAAAATTTCTTTGAATGGCTTCATAGCTGTTCGTGAGTACGGTGTTGCACGACCATAAGAAGAAAATCCCCGGGATCCTTACTTTTCTATGTGTATTTTCTGGTGTTTTTTATTTGTTTCGGGAGATCCCGATCGGTGATGGAAGCATCCGTTGACATGATAAAAAATAATAATTGTGTTATAAAGAAACACGATTGGACGCGATACACACTCCACCAAATTGGTAAGAAAAAAGAACCATGGCATCGAGCAATCGATTAAGCACATGCATAAACTGCGGGACAGGATCGATAGCTATGGTGCATGATCTGTAGTATAGTCAGCAAATTAACcaggagagaaaaagaaaaggaggatGATCCCAAAATTTAATCATGCACCTGGAGAGCGGGTGAGACGTCCATCTCCAGCTGAACTCGCCGTCGTCCCACGGCAGGCTCAGCTTCCTCGCCGGCAGCGCCACGCACTTGGCCCCGCTCCCCCTCGCCAGCCACACCGCCGTGTCGCTGCTGTCTATGACCAGGACGCCGCTGTCAGAGAGGCGTAGGTAGGCCTCCTTCTtagacgacggcggcggcaggCGGCCGGAGCCGGAGCGCAGGAGGATAGCGAGGTAGTCCGCCGGGAGGAAGCGCTCCCAGACGGTGTCGGACTCGGCGGCGTCGCGGAAGGACGGTGACACGGCAGCGCAGCGGCAGACGTCGCGTGGGGAGGTGAGCGCCAGCACGTGCGCCACGCAGCCCACCGGGAGGTCGTCGAATCGGGTAGTCTTCTCCATCGCCGTCGccatgccaatggtgtccatccTTTTTCTTTGCTCAGCCTCTTTGGTCTATGCGGGAGATGCTGATCCCGAATA
It includes:
- the LOC127314632 gene encoding F-box protein PP2-B10 codes for the protein MDTIGMATAMEKTTRFDDLPVGCVAHVLALTSPRDVCRCAAVSPSFRDAAESDTVWERFLPADYLAILLRSGSGRLPPPSSKKEAYLRLSDSGVLVIDSSDTAVWLARGSGAKCVALPARKLSLPWDDGEFSWRWTSHPLSRFPEVAQLVGCTGLDIYGRLPASALTPATDYAAYLVFGVADEGHRGLSFPDQETTVAVGGRAASSHAVCLCPDEGEARKFSGVAHADGVRRPERRDDGWSEMEMGRLRVDETVVAEEEVVVSFEVLGWYPKCGLVVEAVKFRPL